A genomic stretch from Chitinophaga lutea includes:
- a CDS encoding DUF5007 domain-containing protein, with protein sequence MRKDLIIKGVMLLVMAGAVNACIKVPADIDFISSQAAYTKTVYEPVLGRTTLYPEELGSVLFNADNSTQPLSFKILNIKDSRGDSAEIFYKTFPVQVWKDAYTGEETTRAELEKKRVIEHHRLFEVREHSGQFVMWAPVNLAYLNAVRQQPDAGYKFDVEVSNSGGTKVIRDMQLKPFRSRPFEPAVTDPITGNTFGYARPTTLFGIMDVHTQRTITSGDVAVVFYKEPESTGRTLTFEFRDTAYRPIDPKNFAATRWEELVHHYGTAKFESDRVVFDVSYPIPLSRVPTRYTTAGGSRARVKFGYDRIVNGTSRIQAVLGLDFAIYEPGDWKVIFWFKEGNPDFKDN encoded by the coding sequence ATGAGAAAAGATCTGATCATAAAAGGTGTGATGCTGCTGGTGATGGCTGGCGCTGTAAACGCCTGCATCAAGGTGCCGGCGGATATCGACTTCATCAGCTCGCAGGCCGCCTATACAAAAACCGTGTACGAACCGGTGCTGGGTCGCACCACGCTGTACCCCGAGGAACTGGGCTCCGTGCTGTTCAACGCAGACAACTCCACGCAGCCGCTCTCTTTCAAAATACTCAACATCAAAGACAGCCGCGGCGACTCGGCTGAGATATTCTATAAAACCTTCCCCGTACAGGTGTGGAAAGACGCCTACACGGGCGAAGAAACGACCCGGGCCGAACTGGAAAAGAAAAGGGTGATCGAGCACCACCGCCTCTTCGAAGTAAGGGAGCATTCGGGCCAGTTCGTGATGTGGGCGCCGGTTAACCTGGCCTACCTCAACGCCGTGCGCCAGCAACCAGATGCGGGGTATAAGTTCGATGTAGAGGTTTCCAATTCCGGTGGTACCAAAGTCATCCGCGACATGCAGCTGAAACCTTTCCGCAGCCGCCCCTTCGAGCCGGCGGTAACGGACCCCATCACAGGCAATACTTTCGGTTATGCGCGGCCTACCACACTCTTTGGTATCATGGACGTGCACACGCAGCGCACCATCACGTCGGGCGATGTGGCCGTGGTGTTCTACAAAGAACCGGAATCCACCGGCCGAACGCTCACCTTCGAATTCAGGGACACGGCCTACCGGCCCATTGATCCGAAAAACTTTGCGGCCACCAGATGGGAAGAACTGGTGCATCACTACGGCACGGCCAAATTTGAAAGTGACCGCGTGGTGTTCGATGTATCGTATCCCATCCCTCTGTCTCGCGTACCTACACGCTATACCACCGCAGGTGGTTCCCGCGCCCGGGTGAAATTCGGTTACGACCGCATCGTGAACGGCACCTCCCGCATTCAGGCGGTACTGGGGCTCGACTTTGCGATCTATGAGCCGGGCGACTGGAAAGTAATTTTCTGGTTCAAGGAAGGGAATCCTGATTTTAAAGACAACTGA
- a CDS encoding RagB/SusD family nutrient uptake outer membrane protein, producing MNKLFRTFPRIAILAALCSVLFSCSKMLDVESNRVKPEKDNWEDIEDTRNALIGVYGLMRAALCDNATHWMQGEFRMGDFSAVARPDLKAVIGNNLNASYPLVQNLQSWRRFYAVINAANLFIERAGEVRAKDAYYSEGNYKIDIAQMRSMRAFAYFYMTRIWGDVPLLVSSFDGQFPQLRRTSQDTVLAFAERELVEAAKDLPYIYSGADPQLPNFYYSESMGRWSGTLFNKVSAYAVLAHIAAWQERYADVIAYTRFIIDNYPKASIRFTPTTVELTRASDGFFARRTPTQILNFTFDYMSQEGTTTGHIEEYTLAKPFISKTVPEVYVPKDSIVKIFNQPGDERFSIDPGTGYPLRDYYFSSYNQNIPVFSKIKVIENGASSGTFRLFTGTLSFTRMEELALLRAEAAVMTGDRGEAELWLANVMKSRGIVNPAFTGKDLIEEIFAERRRELMGEAWRFYDRIRYQRIKKDDPAFLKLIGEGGIYWPVAADVLSQNSLLTQNSYWLK from the coding sequence ATGAATAAATTATTCCGAACCTTCCCAAGAATAGCCATACTGGCGGCGCTGTGCTCGGTGTTGTTCAGCTGCAGCAAGATGCTGGATGTGGAGAGCAACCGTGTGAAGCCTGAAAAAGACAACTGGGAAGATATTGAAGACACCCGTAACGCCCTGATCGGCGTGTACGGATTGATGCGTGCGGCTTTGTGCGACAATGCGACGCACTGGATGCAGGGCGAGTTCCGCATGGGAGATTTTTCCGCGGTGGCGCGGCCCGACCTGAAAGCGGTGATCGGTAACAATCTCAATGCTTCTTACCCGCTTGTACAGAACCTGCAGAGCTGGCGCCGTTTTTATGCGGTAATCAATGCTGCCAACCTCTTCATCGAGCGGGCAGGCGAGGTGCGGGCGAAAGATGCCTATTACTCCGAAGGCAACTATAAGATAGACATAGCGCAGATGCGTTCGATGAGGGCTTTCGCTTATTTCTACATGACCCGTATCTGGGGCGATGTGCCTTTGCTGGTATCGTCGTTTGACGGGCAGTTTCCCCAGCTCCGCCGCACCAGCCAGGACACCGTGCTGGCTTTTGCGGAGCGCGAACTGGTGGAGGCGGCCAAAGACCTTCCATACATCTACAGCGGCGCGGACCCCCAGTTACCGAATTTTTATTACAGTGAATCCATGGGCCGCTGGAGCGGTACGCTCTTCAACAAAGTCTCCGCTTACGCTGTACTGGCGCATATTGCAGCCTGGCAGGAACGGTATGCAGATGTGATCGCGTACACCCGTTTCATCATCGATAACTATCCGAAGGCCAGCATCCGCTTTACGCCTACTACGGTGGAACTGACGCGTGCAAGCGACGGTTTCTTCGCCCGCCGCACGCCCACCCAGATACTCAACTTCACCTTCGACTACATGAGCCAGGAAGGTACCACCACCGGGCACATCGAAGAATACACCCTGGCCAAACCTTTTATCAGCAAAACGGTGCCGGAAGTGTACGTGCCGAAAGACTCCATCGTAAAAATATTCAACCAGCCCGGCGATGAGCGTTTCAGCATCGACCCCGGTACCGGTTACCCGCTGCGGGATTATTATTTCTCCAGCTACAACCAGAACATCCCGGTGTTCAGCAAAATCAAGGTGATCGAAAACGGTGCTTCGTCCGGCACTTTCCGACTCTTCACCGGCACCCTTTCTTTCACCCGCATGGAGGAGCTGGCGCTGTTGCGCGCCGAAGCCGCGGTGATGACAGGAGACAGGGGGGAAGCGGAGCTCTGGCTGGCCAACGTGATGAAAAGCAGGGGCATCGTCAACCCTGCGTTCACAGGTAAAGACCTCATCGAAGAAATATTCGCCGAGCGGCGCCGCGAGCTGATGGGCGAGGCCTGGCGCTTTTATGACCGCATCCGGTACCAGCGCATCAAAAAAGATGATCCGGCTTTCCTGAAGCTTATCGGCGAAGGCGGTATCTACTGGCCGGTAGCCGCAGACGTGCTGTCGCAAAACTCCCTGCTCACTCAAAATTCTTACTGGTTAAAATAA
- a CDS encoding SusC/RagA family TonB-linked outer membrane protein, whose amino-acid sequence MHKYTKSFLALLWMALTASAAFAQQKMITVKGIVYEKGSNQPLPGIAIWAGNPPKGVAVTGGDGSFTVTVPEGTDLNFRSLAYEQAKVKAREGATMRIQLSIKESKLDETVIIGYQKKKRETTTGSTVVISGKELQDVPVANVMELIQGKVPGLNIQNNTGAPGYAGTIQMRGVSSMNITGSGNDAFLSPTSPLFIVDGVQVDPNSNFEYGFQSSGPGLSPLSLIPQEDIESVQVLKDAQATAQYGSRGAYGVIIVTTKRGKSSVPIVAYTGNFFVNIPPTLRPVIGGHGERELRIWQAMLNTDSPYKTAGDINRTPFLADSLNPYYNQATDWQGLFYTYTYNQTHNMTVSGGDNKFNYKANLGYYNEKGIVKNTGFNRYSLGTNFQYMPSEKLRVFSNISTSLGVNSKGSGNGLQQADAADAGNNSSLLPPPSFYSSTASAIAALRTSNVNKTARVATSLEVDYELIKGLHAVSTFSFENTTATENNYRPAAINDNFSEVYSYSDRKSKVYNRNSLSYFRSWGAQVHNVTIGVFNELSRTTFQANVNRLQRTPGDSYYGPIGSDPYYNRGGVLPNAADLREMSIATSLTYDFRKKYVVDLSFRRDATSQAGRNTPFSNNPAVGLRWNFYKENIFEDASWLEYGSIRATWGRNMMPQGSIFDAYGTYDDRGGRRYNEELQSGIIYDDLPNANLKPKSATTYNLGFDLGLWQGKLQLEFDAYHRFVNNDILDVPLPSINGFKNVKSDDAAILNMGLETMITYRPLSKSSAFTWTITLTGALNKDYIARLPYGKREILRPDPTTGQMILRRVGRNTFTNVLYGSNGVYRNDGMVQVDPATGAPVAVAQNGSSVYSYLQGGDARWIDVNGDYLINTSDYVYAGSSQPLVTGGFNNFIQYKNYSLSINTSYTAIRSILNNAVAARFQNFSDPLGNSSLVPIDNYNYWKNNTSDAKYPNPYDYRRYPYLNPFRYDQTLFEEDGSYWKVNNITLSYNVDRSRLKRIGMSSARVYLSVANPVMWQSYTGPNAENVTALGRDDSKGYPMRRSVNLGLNAQF is encoded by the coding sequence ATGCATAAGTACACAAAATCCTTTCTCGCGCTGCTGTGGATGGCCCTTACCGCCTCCGCCGCCTTTGCGCAGCAGAAAATGATCACCGTAAAGGGGATTGTTTATGAAAAGGGTTCCAATCAACCCCTGCCGGGCATCGCTATCTGGGCGGGCAATCCACCTAAAGGGGTGGCCGTTACCGGAGGGGATGGTTCCTTTACCGTTACCGTGCCGGAAGGGACCGATCTGAATTTCCGCTCCCTGGCATATGAGCAGGCCAAAGTAAAAGCGCGGGAGGGCGCGACTATGCGGATACAGCTCTCCATCAAAGAAAGCAAGCTGGATGAAACGGTGATCATCGGTTACCAGAAAAAGAAAAGGGAAACCACCACCGGCTCCACCGTGGTGATCAGCGGCAAGGAACTGCAGGATGTGCCGGTGGCGAACGTAATGGAGCTCATCCAGGGCAAGGTGCCGGGCCTCAACATTCAGAACAATACCGGCGCCCCGGGCTATGCAGGCACCATCCAGATGCGTGGTGTTTCGTCCATGAACATCACCGGCTCGGGGAACGATGCTTTCCTGTCGCCCACCTCTCCGCTGTTTATCGTAGACGGTGTGCAGGTGGATCCGAACTCCAACTTTGAATACGGTTTCCAATCGTCCGGCCCGGGTCTCAGCCCGCTGTCGCTCATACCGCAGGAAGACATCGAGTCCGTTCAGGTGTTGAAAGACGCGCAGGCTACCGCCCAGTATGGTTCCCGCGGTGCATACGGCGTTATCATCGTGACCACCAAACGCGGTAAATCTTCCGTGCCCATCGTAGCCTACACCGGCAACTTTTTCGTGAACATACCGCCAACCCTGCGGCCGGTAATCGGCGGGCATGGGGAGCGCGAACTGAGAATCTGGCAGGCGATGCTCAATACGGATTCACCGTACAAAACGGCCGGCGACATCAACCGTACGCCTTTCCTGGCCGACAGCCTCAACCCGTATTACAACCAGGCCACGGACTGGCAGGGTCTGTTCTATACCTATACCTATAACCAGACGCATAACATGACCGTGTCTGGCGGGGATAACAAGTTTAACTACAAAGCCAACCTCGGTTATTACAACGAAAAAGGCATCGTGAAAAACACGGGCTTCAACCGGTATTCGCTGGGTACCAACTTCCAGTACATGCCGTCTGAAAAGCTCCGGGTTTTTTCCAATATCAGCACGAGCCTCGGCGTAAACAGCAAGGGTAGCGGGAACGGCCTTCAGCAGGCCGATGCGGCAGACGCAGGCAACAACTCATCATTGCTGCCGCCGCCGTCATTCTATTCTTCCACTGCCTCCGCCATCGCGGCGCTGCGGACCTCGAACGTCAACAAAACGGCCAGGGTGGCTACCAGCCTTGAAGTGGATTATGAGCTGATCAAGGGCCTGCATGCCGTCAGCACTTTCAGCTTTGAAAACACCACCGCCACCGAAAACAACTACAGGCCCGCCGCCATCAACGATAACTTTTCCGAAGTTTATTCTTACAGCGACCGTAAAAGCAAGGTGTACAACCGTAACAGCCTTTCCTATTTCAGGTCGTGGGGCGCACAGGTGCACAATGTCACTATCGGCGTGTTCAACGAACTGAGCCGTACTACTTTCCAGGCGAACGTGAACCGGCTGCAAAGAACGCCTGGCGATAGCTACTACGGGCCCATCGGTTCCGATCCGTATTACAACCGTGGCGGCGTACTGCCCAATGCGGCGGACCTGCGGGAGATGTCGATCGCCACTTCGCTGACTTACGACTTCCGCAAAAAATACGTGGTTGATCTGTCGTTCCGGAGAGACGCTACTTCCCAGGCCGGCCGGAATACGCCGTTCTCCAATAACCCGGCGGTTGGCTTGCGCTGGAACTTTTATAAGGAAAACATTTTTGAAGACGCCTCCTGGCTGGAATACGGTTCCATCCGCGCCACCTGGGGCCGCAACATGATGCCGCAGGGCAGCATTTTCGATGCTTACGGCACATACGACGATCGCGGTGGGAGAAGGTATAACGAAGAACTGCAGAGTGGTATCATCTACGACGATTTGCCGAACGCCAACCTGAAACCGAAATCGGCTACCACGTACAACCTGGGTTTCGACCTTGGTTTATGGCAGGGCAAACTGCAGCTGGAGTTTGACGCCTATCACCGTTTTGTGAACAACGACATTCTTGACGTGCCGCTGCCTTCGATCAACGGGTTTAAAAATGTAAAATCCGACGATGCAGCCATCCTGAACATGGGTCTCGAAACCATGATCACGTACCGTCCGCTCTCCAAAAGCAGTGCCTTTACCTGGACAATCACGTTGACCGGCGCACTTAACAAGGATTACATCGCACGACTGCCATACGGCAAACGGGAGATTCTCCGGCCCGATCCCACTACGGGCCAGATGATCCTCCGCCGCGTAGGCCGCAATACCTTTACCAACGTGCTTTACGGGAGCAACGGCGTGTACCGCAACGACGGCATGGTGCAGGTAGACCCTGCAACCGGTGCGCCCGTGGCGGTTGCGCAGAACGGTAGCTCCGTTTATTCGTACCTGCAGGGCGGCGATGCCCGCTGGATAGACGTGAACGGCGACTACCTCATCAATACCAGCGACTACGTATACGCCGGCAGCTCGCAGCCGCTGGTGACCGGTGGTTTCAACAACTTCATCCAGTATAAGAACTATTCACTGAGCATCAATACTTCTTATACCGCCATCCGCTCCATTCTGAACAACGCGGTGGCGGCGCGGTTCCAGAATTTCTCCGACCCGCTGGGCAATTCGTCGCTGGTGCCGATCGATAATTACAACTACTGGAAGAACAACACGTCTGATGCGAAGTATCCCAACCCGTACGACTACCGCCGTTATCCTTACCTGAACCCGTTCCGGTACGATCAGACGCTGTTTGAAGAAGACGGTTCGTACTGGAAGGTGAATAACATCACCTTGTCGTACAACGTAGACAGGAGCAGGCTGAAACGGATTGGCATGAGCTCCGCGCGCGTGTACCTGTCTGTGGCCAACCCCGTGATGTGGCAGAGCTATACCGGGCCGAACGCAGAGAACGTGACCGCCCTGGGTCGCGACGACTCCAAAGGATATCCGATGCGCCGCTCCGTGAACCTCGGGCTCAACGCACAGTTTTAA
- a CDS encoding SusC/RagA family TonB-linked outer membrane protein, giving the protein MKDKHSMRWPGVGGRVSFSLLAALSLLHTANRAYAQEAVKPDAPAIEISHHNDDGRYGRLLRTTDTLPVKKTALVPFVNLQQMVKGNLRGVYAQESTGEPGTEQFMFIRGLSNPLLQRKDVYQVQPTVYLNGIPLLQDNTLVFDVQPYDFTRLGPGINLLSIINPDNIREIQVGKDAATAAIFGPRGANGVINIITKNAVSGKRKISINSYYGLAMHDPVFTTNAQYENGFRRQFYLKYATAADSLSYPAYLRDSSNMLYYGPANWSDAYYQNATVHNINASISGGTERANFRFYGDKTQSNGIAGDSRMDKYNASFLVNMAPLPWLMASTMINASRMDRVPVKTLRSRFAEAAYIPDVTAPLTPGLDGYNKYLYSFNKSFDKNHMNSVQGIFALSAKFQRLKITSRLLYDYNESLRDIFWHSSLMDGNNYISNYFGNNQRVGIENSAGYSFQLGGEKWLDVEAGQSFQSELYRYEYSRGYKGPSDRVKMNIVEPNSQSENYLNPLSYGNQLIYRFLDGQKHRLFSLYGNFTYRHHDLFSVNVLLRNDGSSYMPAHARWLFTPTVAFDWNLKKQLAADNGRINAWKLRASWGRMGRLLTDDRYAVGPQYKVDLGWTGHENAASYNAFPGISRPYSSGWVGNDIAWGYTDIANLGTDLAVYNNRLRLSLDVYSKNDKNMLLPMPVVAETGYKFAYRNGLDVNNKGIELMAAADVIKKGPWQWTPSLQVSYNRNSLKALPGGASQFVSGNRKLVVGEAIDRFWVLENNGIYATDADVPKNPAKDAPVTYKGIAFKGGDPAWRDNNGDYTINDDDKVLKGNFMPPVTGGFGSNLQYGHLNVEFNLYFALGQKAVNEEAAARYDFINREGTYDINSVKEITFWEKPKDMKAYPVYNPWSQVIPYRLDQDLFLEDASFLKLRSVTIGYDVAGTAWLKKKKAGITRCYFYVSGTNLLTITKYTGRDPELTTYNGYDNGFAMPIPKTVIVGLKLDL; this is encoded by the coding sequence ATGAAAGATAAGCATTCCATGCGATGGCCTGGGGTAGGGGGACGTGTATCTTTTTCCCTCCTGGCGGCACTGTCCCTGCTGCACACGGCAAACCGGGCTTATGCTCAGGAAGCGGTGAAACCGGATGCGCCTGCGATCGAAATATCGCACCACAACGACGATGGCCGCTACGGGCGTCTGCTGCGCACTACCGACACCCTGCCCGTGAAAAAAACGGCCCTCGTGCCTTTTGTGAATCTTCAGCAAATGGTGAAAGGCAATCTTAGAGGCGTATACGCACAGGAATCCACCGGCGAGCCCGGTACGGAGCAGTTTATGTTCATCCGCGGCCTTTCCAACCCGCTGCTGCAACGTAAAGACGTTTACCAGGTGCAGCCGACGGTGTACCTGAACGGCATCCCGCTGTTGCAGGACAATACCCTGGTGTTCGACGTACAGCCTTATGATTTCACGAGGCTGGGCCCCGGCATCAACCTGCTTTCCATCATCAATCCCGACAACATCCGTGAAATACAGGTTGGCAAGGATGCGGCTACCGCGGCCATCTTCGGCCCGCGCGGCGCGAACGGGGTGATCAACATCATCACGAAAAACGCCGTGTCCGGCAAACGGAAAATCAGCATCAACAGTTATTATGGCCTGGCGATGCATGATCCGGTGTTCACAACCAATGCACAATATGAAAACGGTTTCCGCCGTCAGTTCTATCTGAAATATGCGACCGCCGCGGATTCACTGAGTTATCCCGCCTACCTGCGCGATTCTTCCAACATGCTGTATTACGGCCCCGCCAACTGGAGTGATGCATATTACCAGAACGCTACCGTGCACAACATCAACGCCAGCATTTCCGGCGGTACCGAACGCGCCAACTTCCGGTTTTACGGGGATAAAACGCAAAGCAACGGCATCGCCGGCGATTCGCGGATGGACAAGTACAATGCCTCCTTCCTCGTGAACATGGCGCCTTTGCCCTGGCTGATGGCCTCTACCATGATCAACGCCAGCCGTATGGACCGCGTTCCGGTGAAAACACTCCGCAGCCGCTTTGCGGAAGCAGCCTACATCCCCGACGTTACGGCTCCGCTCACGCCCGGCCTGGATGGTTACAACAAATACTTATACTCCTTTAATAAGTCGTTCGACAAAAATCACATGAATTCCGTGCAGGGGATTTTTGCGTTGAGCGCAAAATTCCAGCGCCTGAAAATCACTTCGCGACTGTTGTATGATTACAACGAAAGCCTGCGTGATATATTCTGGCACTCGTCGTTAATGGATGGTAACAACTACATCTCCAACTACTTCGGAAACAACCAGCGCGTGGGTATTGAAAATTCTGCCGGCTACAGCTTTCAGCTGGGCGGCGAAAAGTGGCTGGATGTGGAAGCAGGGCAGTCGTTCCAGTCCGAGCTTTACCGCTATGAGTATTCCCGTGGCTACAAAGGCCCCAGCGACCGGGTGAAGATGAACATCGTGGAGCCGAACTCGCAGAGCGAGAACTATCTCAACCCGCTCTCGTACGGCAACCAGCTGATCTACCGTTTTCTTGACGGGCAGAAGCATCGCCTGTTTTCCCTGTACGGCAACTTCACCTACCGTCACCACGACCTGTTTTCGGTGAACGTTTTGCTGCGCAACGACGGCTCGTCGTACATGCCGGCTCATGCGCGCTGGCTGTTTACGCCGACTGTAGCGTTTGACTGGAACCTGAAGAAACAGCTGGCGGCGGATAACGGCCGCATCAATGCCTGGAAACTCCGCGCATCGTGGGGAAGAATGGGCCGTTTGCTGACGGACGACCGGTATGCCGTAGGGCCGCAATATAAAGTGGATCTGGGCTGGACGGGGCATGAGAACGCCGCATCTTACAACGCTTTCCCCGGCATCAGCAGGCCGTACTCCTCCGGATGGGTGGGCAACGATATTGCATGGGGGTATACCGACATCGCGAACCTCGGAACCGACCTGGCAGTATACAATAACCGCCTGCGCCTTTCGCTCGACGTTTATTCCAAAAACGACAAAAACATGCTGCTGCCCATGCCGGTGGTGGCCGAAACTGGTTATAAGTTCGCCTACCGCAACGGCCTCGACGTGAATAACAAAGGCATCGAACTGATGGCCGCGGCGGACGTGATCAAAAAAGGCCCCTGGCAATGGACGCCTTCCCTGCAGGTGTCGTACAACAGGAATTCGCTGAAAGCATTGCCCGGCGGCGCATCGCAATTTGTGAGCGGCAACCGGAAACTGGTAGTGGGCGAGGCGATCGACCGCTTCTGGGTACTGGAGAACAACGGCATTTATGCTACCGATGCGGACGTGCCGAAGAATCCCGCCAAAGATGCGCCTGTTACTTACAAGGGCATCGCTTTCAAAGGCGGCGACCCGGCGTGGCGCGATAATAATGGCGACTATACCATTAACGACGACGACAAAGTGCTGAAAGGAAACTTCATGCCACCGGTAACCGGCGGTTTCGGGAGCAACCTGCAGTACGGTCACCTCAACGTTGAATTCAACCTCTATTTTGCTCTCGGGCAGAAGGCGGTGAATGAAGAAGCAGCGGCGCGCTACGATTTCATCAACCGTGAAGGCACTTACGATATCAACTCCGTGAAGGAGATCACGTTCTGGGAGAAGCCGAAAGACATGAAGGCGTATCCCGTATACAATCCCTGGAGCCAGGTGATCCCTTATCGCCTCGACCAGGACCTCTTCCTCGAAGACGCCTCTTTCCTCAAACTGCGCTCCGTGACTATCGGCTATGATGTGGCCGGCACAGCATGGCTGAAGAAGAAAAAAGCCGGCATTACCCGCTGCTACTTCTATGTGTCGGGCACCAACCTGCTGACCATCACCAAATACACTGGCCGCGACCCGGAGCTGACCACCTACAACGGGTACGACAACGGGTTTGCCATGCCCATCCCGAAAACGGTGATCGTAGGCCTGAAACTGGATTTATAA
- a CDS encoding RagB/SusD family nutrient uptake outer membrane protein, with amino-acid sequence MKKYIVFVAVLLVAMATTPGCKKFLDTESPTRESGASFWKTRADAERFTNNLYGEMADILLNNSFFLAAEFRCGLYRQTRVYPRDYFDWFPVNNIKSIVYGNNYWNGFFHFDRLIDWNPYFKIIQSAGILIDRAPGVPDSELSPEEKKQYVAEGVFVRNFCYFLMVRLYGDVPYYTKPYFDKVIGRSNFVEVLNQCIAELDKYKNDLPWSYPDPRKRAVRPTVGTMYALMMHMNMWNAGFDDLNRGKYHEHAAALFKEFEGKNNGTYRLLTTAEFTRLFRGGSEEGLFEFSQNVNYGELRGLGYQYLNDNVIRGGYDRPYLYLQKKFLEKMYPLSDPDKRRDIWFDGNMMSESRGEFLKFSGNRGSGSGYDGSLIVFRLADMYLLAAEANAELGSDRSEEAIRLLNVIRGRAEAPAYSGVTQRDLQDAIYWERTKELMGEGHYFYDLVRTKRILNSEYCAFPISQPAFQRGAWTWPITEEALKNNPLMRLNEYWR; translated from the coding sequence ATGAAAAAATATATTGTGTTCGTTGCGGTACTGCTGGTAGCCATGGCCACCACGCCCGGCTGCAAGAAGTTCCTCGATACGGAGTCGCCCACCCGCGAATCCGGCGCCAGTTTCTGGAAAACCCGTGCCGACGCCGAGCGGTTCACCAATAATCTTTACGGGGAGATGGCAGACATCCTGCTCAATAATTCCTTTTTCCTTGCCGCGGAATTCCGCTGCGGGCTTTACCGCCAGACCCGTGTATACCCCCGCGACTATTTCGACTGGTTCCCGGTGAATAACATCAAAAGCATCGTATACGGTAATAACTACTGGAATGGTTTTTTCCACTTCGACCGGCTCATCGACTGGAACCCTTATTTCAAGATCATCCAGTCGGCCGGCATCCTCATCGATCGTGCGCCGGGTGTGCCTGATTCGGAGCTGAGCCCCGAAGAAAAAAAGCAGTACGTGGCGGAAGGCGTGTTTGTCAGGAATTTCTGTTATTTCCTGATGGTGCGGCTGTACGGTGACGTACCGTATTATACCAAGCCATACTTCGATAAGGTCATCGGCCGCAGCAATTTTGTGGAGGTGCTCAACCAGTGCATCGCCGAGCTCGACAAATACAAGAACGACCTTCCCTGGTCGTACCCCGACCCTCGCAAACGCGCCGTGCGCCCGACCGTCGGTACCATGTACGCGCTGATGATGCACATGAACATGTGGAATGCCGGTTTCGACGATCTCAACAGAGGAAAATATCATGAGCATGCCGCCGCTTTGTTCAAAGAGTTTGAAGGGAAGAACAACGGCACCTATCGCCTGCTCACCACGGCGGAGTTTACCCGGCTGTTCCGCGGCGGTTCTGAAGAAGGGCTTTTTGAATTTTCACAGAACGTGAACTATGGTGAACTGCGCGGACTGGGTTATCAGTATCTGAACGACAACGTGATACGCGGCGGCTACGACCGGCCTTACCTCTACCTCCAGAAAAAATTCCTCGAAAAAATGTATCCCCTCAGCGACCCTGACAAAAGAAGGGATATCTGGTTCGATGGCAATATGATGAGTGAGAGCAGGGGCGAGTTCCTGAAGTTCAGCGGCAACCGTGGCAGCGGATCCGGGTACGACGGTAGCCTGATCGTATTCCGCCTCGCCGACATGTACCTGCTGGCTGCCGAAGCCAATGCGGAGTTGGGCAGCGACCGTTCGGAAGAAGCTATCCGGCTGCTGAATGTGATCCGCGGACGTGCGGAAGCACCAGCCTATAGCGGTGTTACCCAGCGCGACCTGCAGGATGCCATTTACTGGGAACGCACCAAGGAGCTGATGGGCGAAGGTCATTATTTCTACGACCTGGTGCGCACCAAAAGGATCCTCAACAGTGAATACTGTGCCTTCCCGATTTCGCAGCCTGCGTTCCAGCGAGGCGCATGGACCTGGCCCATCACCGAGGAAGCCCTGAAAAACAATCCGCTGATGCGGCTGAACGAATACTGGCGCTAA